From the genome of Spodoptera frugiperda isolate SF20-4 chromosome 23, AGI-APGP_CSIRO_Sfru_2.0, whole genome shotgun sequence, one region includes:
- the LOC118266823 gene encoding uncharacterized protein LOC118266823, which produces MASRIFLLCLLVLCLTVTYIECRGGRGRGGGRHGGGSHHGGFASGRFFGSSSHGSSHSWGSSSSSSHHSYPSSSGLSGSGHHSYPSSSSGLSGYGSKYPSASSGPTWHFGSHSYPSSSSGLSGSGSHYRPTSSHHYYHPNAPLPTYYTKPQYVYIQDYRNSDSRYGDLLTGLSLYNLGRSHSHYHDHYYYDDYYRHRYGGSSYDSSYTPQNKPQDEANCLLKVKENGREEALKIPCEIVSTFTQDSKKEVPTQPIQVNKTECTTNITNIPVPVTTTSTTTTTTASPFNIPPYTSYTSYKDIMAYIDSLSDMTIGPDGNIIMPSMSTRRPPVPDLTFSPTELISATEPPNNVPVMNVTTETFSVNGSVSYITKTVITNATMVNVTVCTINSTFVDPLTAKGAPVDPSNMECAVQILTKEASLSTVVDCKILMKYGKPKPKPDTGILPLENC; this is translated from the exons ATGGCGAGCAGAATATTTCTGTTGTGCCTGTTAGTTTTGTGTTTGACTGTGACTTATATAGAATGTAGGGGAGGCAGAGGAAGGGGTGGTGGTAGACACGGCGGTGGCAGTCACCATGGTGGTTTTGCTTCTGGCAGGTTCTTTGGATCATCGAGTCACGGTTCTAGTCACAGTTGGGGAAGCTCCTCATCGTCTTCACATCACAGTTACCCATCATCATCAGGACTTTCTGGATCTGGCCATCATTCATACCCTTCGTCGTCATCAGGATTATCTGGATACGGCAGTAAATATCCCTCAGCATCTTCTGGACCTACATGGCACTTTGGATCACATAGTTACCCGTCATCATCCTCAGGACTGTCTGGCTCTGGGTCGCATTACAGACCCACGTCGAGTCATCATTATTACCATCCAAACGCGCCCTTGCCAACATACTACACTAAGCCGCAGTATGTATATATCCAGGATTACAGAAACTCTGACAGTCGATACGGAGACTTACTGACTGGCTTGTCGTTGTACAACCTCGGTCGCTCACACAGTCACTACCATGATCACTACTATTATGACGACTACTACAGACACAGGTATGGTGGCTCATCATACGATTCCTCCTACACACCACAAAACAAACCACAAGACGAAGCCAATTGCTTgctaaaagtaaaagaaaacggACGAGAGGAAGCTCTGAAAATTCCATGTGAAATTGTTTCAACTTTTACTCAAGATAGTAAGAAAGAGGTTCCGACGCAGCCAATTCAAGTGAACAAAACTGAGTGTACGACAAATATTACCAACATCCCAGTGCCAGTGACCACAACGTCTACCACGACCACGACGACGGCCTCGCCATTTAATATTCCGCCATATACTTCATATACTTCATATAAGGATATAATGGCTTACATAGATTCGTTATCGGACATGACGATAGGGCCAGACGGTAATATAATAATGCCATCGATGAGCACTCGTCGGCCACCTGTTCCAGACCTCACCTTCTCACCCACGGAGTTAATATCCGCCACTGAGCCACCGAATAATGTACCTGTAATGAATGTTACTACAGAGACTTTTTCAGTGAACGGTTCTGTGTCATATATCACCAAGACGGTGATAACTAACGCGACTATGGTGAATGTGACAGTGTGTACTATTAATTCAACCTTTGTAGATCCTTTGACTGCAAAAG GTGCACCAGTGGACCCTAGTAATATGGAGTGTGCCGTACAGATTCTAACCAAAGAAGCTTCCTTAAGTACCGTTGTCGATtgtaaaattttgatgaaatacgGCAAGCCGAAACCTAAGCCAGACACCGGGATATTACCCCTAGAGAATTGCTAA